Proteins encoded within one genomic window of Sphaerotilus montanus:
- the dnaA gene encoding chromosomal replication initiator protein DnaA — translation MPGLHELLTLPVAGHPAPPATMPGPTPAARAPSRRSPAAAAPAVPAEVPAEPPPEPAAAPVATVVPASSSAISAASALAKASAAVASRRKRVAGTKAAEAAAAPQPVAAPPAPATSSAHPGAGAAAGSSAFLGGAPTIIIPTVPPPMAPSNTRGRINPALTFDTLVPGRANQMARTAAMHVVSSPGGMYNPLFLYGGVGLGKTHLIHAVGNALLKEHKDARVLYLHAEQFISDVVRNYQRKTFDELKAKYHSLDLLLIDDVQFFAGKDRTQEEFFNAFEALLTKRAHIIMTSDTYPKGLVDIDERLTSRFDAGLTVAIEPPELEMRVAILMKKSVAEGSQMPEDVAFFIAKNVRANVRELEGALRKVLAYSRFSHKDINIALAREALKDLLSIQNRQISVENIQKTVADFYKIKIGDMYSKKRPASIARPRQIAMYLAKEMTQKSLPEIGDLFGGRDHTTVLYAVRKIAAERQKNTELNQQLHVLEQTLKG, via the coding sequence ATGCCGGGGCTGCATGAATTGCTGACCTTGCCCGTCGCCGGCCACCCGGCTCCGCCTGCCACCATGCCCGGCCCGACGCCGGCGGCCCGTGCACCGTCGCGCCGCAGCCCGGCCGCCGCCGCGCCCGCAGTGCCCGCCGAAGTGCCCGCCGAGCCTCCCCCCGAACCCGCCGCCGCACCGGTGGCCACGGTGGTCCCGGCGTCGAGCAGCGCGATCTCCGCCGCGTCCGCGCTGGCCAAGGCCTCGGCGGCCGTGGCCTCGCGGCGCAAGCGTGTCGCCGGCACCAAGGCGGCAGAAGCGGCCGCCGCACCGCAGCCCGTGGCCGCACCGCCCGCCCCCGCCACCAGCAGCGCCCATCCGGGCGCGGGGGCCGCCGCCGGCTCCAGCGCCTTCCTGGGCGGCGCGCCGACCATCATCATCCCGACGGTGCCGCCCCCGATGGCGCCGTCCAACACCCGCGGGCGCATCAACCCCGCCCTCACTTTCGACACGCTTGTGCCCGGCCGCGCCAACCAGATGGCCCGCACCGCCGCGATGCACGTCGTCAGCTCGCCCGGCGGCATGTACAACCCGCTGTTCCTCTACGGCGGCGTCGGCCTGGGCAAGACACACCTGATCCACGCCGTCGGCAACGCGCTGCTCAAGGAACACAAGGACGCCCGCGTGCTCTACCTGCACGCCGAGCAGTTCATCTCCGACGTGGTGCGCAACTACCAGCGCAAGACCTTCGACGAACTCAAGGCCAAGTACCACTCGCTCGACCTGCTGCTGATCGACGACGTGCAGTTCTTCGCCGGCAAGGACCGCACGCAGGAGGAGTTCTTCAACGCCTTCGAGGCCCTGCTGACCAAGCGCGCCCACATCATCATGACCAGCGACACCTACCCCAAGGGGCTGGTGGACATCGACGAGCGTCTGACCTCGCGCTTCGATGCCGGACTGACGGTGGCGATCGAGCCGCCGGAGCTGGAGATGCGGGTGGCGATCCTGATGAAGAAGTCGGTCGCAGAAGGCAGCCAGATGCCCGAGGACGTGGCCTTCTTCATCGCCAAGAACGTGCGCGCCAATGTGCGGGAGCTGGAGGGGGCGCTGCGCAAGGTGCTGGCCTACTCGCGCTTCAGCCACAAGGACATCAACATCGCGCTGGCCCGCGAGGCGCTGAAAGACCTGCTGTCGATCCAGAACCGGCAGATTTCGGTCGAGAATATCCAGAAGACCGTCGCCGATTTCTACAAGATCAAGATCGGCGACATGTACAGCAAGAAGCGCCCCGCCAGCATCGCCCGGCCGCGCCAGATCGCCATGTACCTGGCCAAGGAAATGACCCAGAAAAGCCTGCCCGAGATCGGTGACCTGTTCGGCGGGCGCGACCACACGACGGTGCTCTACGCGGTCCGCAAGATCGCCGCCGAGCGCCAGAAGAACACCGAACTCAACCAGCAGCTCCACGTCCTGGAACAGACCCTCAAAGGCTGA
- the dnaN gene encoding DNA polymerase III subunit beta, which yields MIVLKAPQDKLLAALQSVSGIVERRHTLPILANVMIRRHAGQCEFTTSDLEIQVRTSAAMDGDKGDFSTTVGARKLIDILRTLPPDQTVTLSAAQNKLTLQGGKSRFTLQTLPADDFPLVQEAADFGPTFSVPQKTLKGLIDQVHFAMAVHDIRYYLNGILFVAEGHTLTLVATDGHRLALAQATLDVEMPKQEVILPRKTVLELQRLLKDGAKDAKPAKDGSEAEAAPIAMCFAANQARFTFSGMEFVTKLVEGKFPDFNRVIPKNHKQHITLGRGALLTSLQRAAILTSEKFKGVRMNFEPGALRIASNNAEQEEAKEELEIDYSGPSIEIGFNVTYLMDVLSNMDQELVTLSLQDANSSALFTVPEQDGFKYVVMPMRI from the coding sequence ATGATCGTGTTGAAAGCACCGCAGGACAAGCTCCTGGCCGCCTTGCAGTCCGTCTCGGGCATCGTCGAGCGCCGACACACCCTGCCCATCCTGGCGAACGTGATGATCCGCCGCCACGCCGGGCAGTGCGAGTTCACGACCAGCGATCTCGAGATCCAGGTCCGCACCAGCGCGGCGATGGACGGTGACAAGGGCGACTTCAGCACCACCGTCGGCGCGCGCAAGCTCATCGACATCCTGCGCACGCTGCCGCCGGACCAGACCGTCACGCTCAGCGCCGCGCAGAACAAGCTGACGCTGCAAGGGGGCAAGAGCCGCTTCACGCTGCAGACGCTCCCAGCCGACGACTTCCCGCTGGTGCAGGAAGCCGCCGACTTCGGCCCCACCTTCAGCGTGCCGCAGAAGACGCTCAAGGGCCTGATCGACCAGGTGCACTTCGCGATGGCGGTGCACGACATCCGCTACTACCTGAACGGCATCCTCTTCGTCGCCGAAGGCCACACGCTGACGCTGGTCGCCACCGACGGCCACCGCCTCGCCCTCGCGCAGGCCACGCTGGACGTGGAGATGCCGAAGCAGGAGGTGATCCTGCCGCGCAAGACCGTGCTGGAGCTGCAGCGCCTGCTCAAGGACGGCGCCAAGGATGCCAAGCCGGCCAAGGACGGCAGCGAAGCCGAGGCCGCGCCGATCGCGATGTGCTTCGCCGCGAACCAGGCGCGCTTCACCTTCAGCGGCATGGAGTTCGTCACCAAGCTGGTCGAAGGCAAGTTCCCGGACTTCAACCGCGTCATCCCCAAGAACCACAAGCAGCACATCACGCTGGGCCGCGGCGCGCTGCTGACCAGCCTGCAGCGCGCGGCCATCCTGACCAGCGAGAAGTTCAAGGGCGTGCGGATGAACTTCGAGCCGGGCGCGCTGCGCATCGCCTCGAACAACGCCGAGCAGGAAGAGGCCAAGGAAGAGCTGGAGATCGACTACAGCGGCCCGTCGATCGAGATCGGCTTCAACGTCACCTACCTGATGGACGTGCTCTCGAACATGGACCAGGAGCTGGTGACGCTGTCGCTGCAGGACGCCAACAGCTCGGCACTCTTCACGGTGCCCGAGCAG